A genome region from Perca fluviatilis chromosome 20, GENO_Pfluv_1.0, whole genome shotgun sequence includes the following:
- the nipal3 gene encoding NIPA-like protein 3 — MDISRADGGSYTDNLIGTLLALFGNVLVSISLSIQKYSHVTLAGTKDLRVFYRTKTWWCGFVLTCLGEGANFVSYAFAPLALVAPLNAVSVLSSSILGLIFLREKSKPKDFAKRYGLSFLGCILTIGGTYLFVAFGPNSHEKLKAENVVKHFVGWPVLLYLLLEIITFCLLLYFYKRRSANYLVIILMLVALLGSVTVITVKAVSGMLVLTIEGNMQLDYPIFSVMFVCMVASVVFQARFLSQACKLYDSSLIASVNYILSTVFAVVAGAVFYLEFKNEDVLHICMFLLGSAFCFLGVFLLTKSRKRTKTFEPYVTMDMVNGVPTIHDKGLVVQPNSNSAFSYGALVNNDGVAPAPLPVNLEQPPVGSRSTDASHSLPDLKKD, encoded by the exons ATGGATATCAGCAGAGCCGACGGAGGCTCCTACACG GATAATCTCATTGGGACTTTACTTGCTCTTTTTGGAAATGTGCTTGTCAGCATCTCCTTAAGTATTCAG AAATACAGCCATGTGACGTTAGCAGGAACCAAGGACCTGCGTGTCTTCTACCGCACTAAGACCTGGTGGTGTGGTTTTGTTCTGACTTGTCTTGGGGAGGGAGCCAACTTTGTTTCCTATGCCTTTGCCCCCCTCGCTCTCGTAGCACCTCTAAACGCTGTGTCTGTCCTTT CTAGCTCAATTTTGGGTCTTATTTTTCTGCGCGAGAAATCGAAGCCAAAGGACTTTGCGA agcGCTATGGACTGTCCTTCCTGGGCTGTATTCTAACCATAGGAGGAACATACCTCTTTGTAGCATTTGGACCAAACTCTCATGAAAAACTCAAAGCAGAGAacgttgtgaagcactttgtaggATGGCCTGTTCTCTTGTATCTG CTCCTGGAGATCATCACATTCTGCCTGCTCTTATACTTCTACAAACGGCGCAGTGCTAACTACCTCGTTATTATTCTGATGCTGGTCGCGTTACTGG GCTCGGTCACAGTCATCACAGTGAAGGCGGTGTCAGGCATGTTGGTTCTTACCATCGAGGGCAACATGCAGCTTGACTACCCGATCTTCAGCgtcatgtttgtgtgcatggtggCTTCAGTGGTCTTCCAGGCCAG ATTTCTCTCCCAAGCTTGTAAGCTGTATGACTCCTCTCTGATTGCCAGTGTCAACTACATCCTCTCCACCGTTTTTGCCGTTGTAGCTG gTGCTGTGTTTTACTTAGAGTTTAAAAATGAAGACGTCCTTCACATCTGCATGTTTTTGTTGGG ATCTGCATTCTGTTTCCTTGGGGTCTTTCTCCTCACCAAAAGCAGGAAAAGGACCAAGACCTTTGAGCCATATGTCACTATGGATATGGTTAATG GTGTCCCAACTATTCATGACAAGGGCCTGGTTGTTCAGCCTAACTCCAACAGTGCTTTCTCCTATGGAGCTCTGGTCAACAACGATGGAGTGGCTCCTGCTCCTCTACCAGTCAACCTGGAACAACCACCAGTCGGCTCCAGATCCACCGATGCATCTCATAGCCTGCCTGACCTAAAGAAAGATTAA